In Chitinophaga nivalis, a single genomic region encodes these proteins:
- a CDS encoding KUP/HAK/KT family potassium transporter → MGININRVSLAGLVVALGIIYGDIGTSPLYVFKAIVGGNPISDLLVIGGISCIIWTLTLQTTIKYVILTLRADNKGEGGIFSLYALVRRHAKWTVIFGMIGGAALLADGIITPPITVTSAIEGLRTLEVFKDLGQMTIVKIVLTIISGLFIMQQFGTVSIGRMFGPIMVLWFSMLGILGISHIADDLSIFKAFSPHYAIELLTTYPKGFLILGAVFLCTTGAEALYSDLGHCGRGNIRISWIFVKSCLILNYLGQGAWLLTQKGQILPKDQNPFFTIMPEWFIIFGVLIATLASIIASQALISGSFTLIAEAMRLNLWPKMRVNYPTEMRGQLYIPGINTMLFIGCVSIVLLFKESSNMEAAYGLSITICMLMTSCLFAFYLYTRRVWVGWILLYLAVYFTIEFSFLFANLVKFMHGGYVTVIVAGLLFLVMIVWFKSRKIKNRYVEFVRLEDYLPIIQELSNDTSIPKYATHLVYMSSADNPKEIEHKIIYSILNKKPKRADIYWFVHVDVVDEPYLSEYSVQTIIPNEVIRVEFRLGFKVEQRINLMFRMVVEDMVRNKEVNITSRYESLSKNNVVGDFQFIVMEKFLSHDNDLPLYERMIMKMYFFLKKISLSEERGFGLDSSYVTIEKYPLVVAPVTNLQLKRIIH, encoded by the coding sequence GTGGGAATAAACATTAACAGGGTCTCCCTGGCAGGTTTAGTAGTAGCGCTGGGTATTATCTACGGCGACATCGGAACCTCTCCGCTTTATGTTTTTAAAGCCATCGTAGGAGGAAACCCCATCAGCGATCTCCTGGTGATTGGCGGTATTTCCTGTATTATCTGGACGCTCACCCTGCAAACCACCATTAAATACGTTATTCTGACCCTGCGGGCAGATAATAAAGGAGAAGGAGGTATCTTTTCACTTTATGCGCTGGTTCGCAGACATGCCAAATGGACCGTCATCTTCGGTATGATCGGCGGCGCCGCACTCCTGGCAGATGGGATCATCACACCTCCCATCACGGTAACTTCCGCCATCGAAGGTTTACGTACCCTGGAGGTGTTTAAAGACCTCGGCCAGATGACCATTGTAAAAATAGTACTGACCATTATCTCAGGGCTGTTTATCATGCAGCAATTTGGTACAGTATCTATCGGGCGTATGTTTGGCCCTATCATGGTATTGTGGTTCTCCATGCTCGGCATACTGGGGATCTCCCATATTGCTGATGACCTCAGCATCTTCAAAGCTTTCAGTCCGCATTATGCTATCGAACTCTTAACTACCTATCCTAAAGGATTCCTGATCCTGGGTGCGGTATTTTTGTGTACTACGGGGGCTGAGGCGCTGTATTCTGACCTCGGTCACTGCGGAAGGGGTAACATCCGCATCTCCTGGATTTTCGTCAAATCCTGCCTTATTTTGAACTATCTGGGCCAGGGCGCCTGGTTGCTCACCCAAAAAGGACAGATCCTGCCGAAAGACCAGAACCCCTTCTTTACCATCATGCCGGAATGGTTCATCATCTTTGGGGTACTGATTGCCACATTGGCCTCCATTATTGCCAGCCAGGCATTGATCTCTGGCTCCTTTACCCTTATCGCCGAAGCCATGCGCCTGAACCTCTGGCCTAAAATGCGGGTGAACTATCCTACGGAAATGCGCGGGCAACTCTACATCCCTGGTATCAATACCATGTTGTTTATCGGATGTGTGAGCATTGTACTGCTCTTCAAGGAATCGTCGAACATGGAGGCGGCATATGGATTATCCATTACCATCTGTATGCTCATGACATCCTGTCTCTTTGCTTTTTATCTATATACCCGAAGGGTATGGGTCGGCTGGATCCTGCTATACCTTGCGGTGTATTTTACCATAGAATTCTCGTTCCTCTTTGCCAACCTGGTGAAGTTTATGCATGGCGGTTATGTAACCGTTATCGTGGCCGGCCTGTTATTCCTGGTGATGATCGTATGGTTCAAATCCCGCAAAATCAAAAACCGCTATGTGGAGTTTGTACGCCTGGAAGACTACCTGCCTATTATACAGGAACTCAGTAACGATACCTCTATTCCTAAATATGCCACCCACCTGGTATATATGAGTAGTGCCGATAATCCAAAGGAAATAGAACATAAGATTATCTACTCTATCCTCAATAAAAAGCCCAAAAGGGCAGATATCTACTGGTTTGTGCATGTAGATGTGGTAGATGAACCTTACCTGAGTGAATATTCTGTACAAACGATTATCCCCAATGAAGTGATACGGGTGGAATTCCGCCTGGGCTTTAAAGTGGAACAACGTATTAACCTGATGTTCAGAATGGTGGTGGAAGACATGGTACGTAACAAGGAAGTAAATATTACCAGTCGTTATGAATCATTGAGCAAAAATAATGTGGTAGGAGACTTCCAGTTTATTGTAATGGAGAAATTCCTGTCGCACGATAATGATCTGCCACTCTATGAACGGATGATTATGAAGATGTATTTCTTCCTGAAAAAAATCAGTTTGTCGGAAGAAAGAGGTTTCGGGCTGGACTCCAGTTATGTAACCATCGAGAAATACCCGCTGGTAGTAGCGCCGGTAACCAATTTACAGTTAAAGCGAATCATTCACTAA
- a CDS encoding DUF4091 domain-containing protein, with product MVNKFFGVLAIMLVLQQNVWAQASPAGDYQELPDPRPVNAASWEAVKDTQLHIAFGTPDTRYEKSNAPAASSLTATWHAKAWKGERIHTQLVIWSAVSQPAVSMQATFLQHANGHKIAANAISTGFVRYVMTDELNKDGSGCGYRKSKDFDSSLVADGIDIIRQKNIAAKNTQPVWLSIQVPANTPEGVYKGAIQVKTATATITLPYQVEVLNRTLPAAKDWQFHLDLWQSPDAVARVYNVKPWSDAHFKAMKPYMKMLAAAGQKVITATLIYDPWNSQTEDIYSTMVKWTKKKNGTWSYDYTVFDKWVQFMMELGIRKEINCYSMIPWNLRFYYYDEATAKDTFIVAKPGTPAYTAHWQPMLQDFVKHLKAKGWFDITAIAMDERPMEDMQQALSLIRQADPRLKVSLAGSYHAPLAYEIHDYCIAVGDSFPAAVMATRLKQGLPTTFYTCCTEGYPNTFTFSPPAEATWMGWHAAHKGYTGYLRWAYNCWVKEPLLDSRFRAWAAGDTYFVYPGPRSSIRFERLVEGIQDFEKIRLLKAEFIRTNNQAALAKLEKMLQPFEAPALKTIPAATMLQPAKDMLNGW from the coding sequence ATGGTGAACAAATTTTTTGGCGTACTGGCTATTATGCTGGTATTGCAACAAAACGTGTGGGCGCAGGCATCTCCGGCCGGCGACTACCAGGAATTACCCGATCCACGACCTGTTAATGCTGCTTCCTGGGAAGCGGTAAAAGACACACAACTCCACATTGCCTTCGGTACACCGGATACCCGCTACGAAAAAAGCAACGCACCGGCAGCTTCCTCCCTTACTGCTACCTGGCACGCTAAAGCCTGGAAAGGTGAAAGAATACATACGCAACTGGTAATCTGGTCTGCGGTGAGTCAGCCGGCGGTGAGTATGCAGGCTACTTTCCTGCAACATGCCAATGGCCACAAAATTGCGGCGAATGCTATTTCCACTGGCTTTGTACGGTATGTAATGACAGATGAACTGAATAAAGATGGTAGTGGCTGCGGCTATCGTAAAAGCAAGGATTTTGATTCTTCTCTCGTTGCTGATGGTATTGATATCATCCGCCAGAAAAATATCGCTGCCAAAAATACCCAGCCGGTGTGGCTGAGTATTCAGGTACCCGCCAATACCCCTGAAGGTGTTTATAAGGGCGCTATTCAGGTGAAAACAGCCACTGCTACTATCACCCTGCCTTATCAGGTAGAAGTATTGAACCGCACTTTACCTGCTGCCAAAGATTGGCAATTTCACCTGGACCTCTGGCAAAGTCCGGACGCAGTGGCCAGGGTATACAACGTGAAACCCTGGAGTGATGCTCATTTCAAGGCGATGAAGCCCTATATGAAAATGCTGGCAGCAGCCGGCCAGAAAGTGATCACCGCTACCCTGATCTATGATCCCTGGAACAGCCAGACAGAAGATATATACAGTACCATGGTGAAGTGGACCAAAAAGAAAAATGGTACCTGGTCCTATGATTATACCGTATTCGATAAATGGGTGCAGTTCATGATGGAGCTGGGCATCCGCAAAGAAATCAACTGTTACAGCATGATTCCCTGGAATCTTCGCTTTTACTATTATGATGAAGCTACTGCAAAAGATACTTTCATTGTAGCAAAACCAGGAACGCCTGCTTATACCGCGCATTGGCAGCCGATGTTGCAGGACTTTGTAAAACACCTGAAAGCAAAAGGCTGGTTTGATATCACGGCGATTGCCATGGATGAAAGACCGATGGAAGATATGCAACAGGCGCTTTCGTTGATCCGGCAGGCAGACCCTCGTTTGAAGGTATCGCTGGCAGGCAGTTACCATGCGCCGCTGGCTTATGAGATCCATGATTATTGTATTGCAGTAGGCGATAGCTTTCCTGCTGCCGTGATGGCGACCCGTTTAAAACAAGGGTTACCCACTACGTTCTATACCTGCTGTACTGAAGGGTATCCGAATACATTTACGTTTTCACCGCCGGCAGAAGCTACCTGGATGGGATGGCATGCTGCACATAAAGGATATACCGGTTATCTGCGGTGGGCCTATAATTGCTGGGTGAAGGAACCCCTGCTGGATTCCCGTTTCCGTGCATGGGCAGCCGGCGATACTTATTTCGTATATCCGGGACCGAGATCTTCGATCCGTTTTGAAAGACTGGTGGAAGGTATTCAGGATTTTGAGAAGATCCGGTTACTGAAAGCGGAGTTTATCCGTACAAACAATCAGGCGGCACTGGCTAAACTGGAAAAGATGTTGCAGCCGTTTGAAGCCCCTGCGCTGAAAACTATTCCTGCAGCAACGATGCTGCAACCGGCAAAAGATATGCTGAACGGATGGTAG
- the ftsZ gene encoding cell division protein FtsZ → MIHFDLPKEKSSIIKVIGIGGGGSNAVNHMYSQRIEGVNFIICNTDAQAIANSPVPNKIQLGPHLTQGLGAGANPEIGKQATEESFEEIKKILEVNTKMAFITAGMGGGTGTGGAPIIARICKELGILTVGIVTTPFSYEGKKRMLQADEGVTRLKEYVDTLLIISNDKLRQKFGDLKFKAAFEKADNVLATAAKCITDVINSTGQINVDFADVCTVMRNGGVAILGASLAEGENRAQRAIEDALTSPLLNDNDIRGAKWILINISSSEGEFEHTLDEMDIIQAYVQSQAGEDCDVILGVGYDQSLDRQLGVTIIATGFEQKPITQQKLTPSNPERVEPKIVMQLGKDGDEKKMNTQQAQGVLFQEPQDLMAPRLMEPVIVHPEPVTSYTPPQQVTPQAPIAPARQNYVLNVQQVPVQPQQIDQQQQQLMQQMQQQQLQQQQMQQQQQQLQQQQQPIQQIPPAHMQMPGNTQQNVNIIQPQTGNAAGGYLNRPSHIYVEPGNAVPPEMKMVYREEDDNNINNAPAPPEVPMQQSYEDLEEQKRKQAERVAKLRSISFNVKNMDNNAELENVPAYLRRNVNLDNGAGSAEHFYSNYTVSDPGQNNHTEINTINTFLDGKKPD, encoded by the coding sequence ATGATACATTTTGATCTTCCTAAGGAAAAATCTTCTATCATCAAGGTTATAGGCATTGGTGGCGGTGGAAGTAATGCGGTGAATCATATGTATAGTCAACGCATTGAAGGGGTGAATTTTATAATCTGCAATACTGATGCTCAGGCTATTGCTAACAGTCCTGTGCCCAATAAAATACAATTGGGACCACACCTCACACAGGGGCTGGGAGCAGGTGCCAATCCTGAGATTGGCAAACAAGCCACTGAAGAATCCTTTGAAGAAATCAAAAAGATCCTGGAGGTAAATACCAAAATGGCCTTCATTACTGCCGGTATGGGCGGTGGTACCGGAACCGGTGGCGCCCCTATCATTGCGCGGATATGTAAGGAACTGGGTATCCTGACTGTAGGTATCGTGACCACTCCCTTCTCCTATGAAGGTAAAAAAAGGATGCTGCAGGCAGACGAAGGGGTAACCCGGCTGAAAGAGTATGTAGATACCCTGCTGATCATCTCCAATGATAAATTACGTCAGAAATTCGGCGACCTTAAATTCAAAGCGGCCTTCGAAAAAGCAGATAACGTACTCGCTACTGCGGCTAAATGTATCACAGATGTGATCAACTCTACTGGTCAGATCAACGTCGATTTTGCCGATGTATGTACCGTTATGCGTAATGGTGGTGTGGCCATCCTCGGCGCATCGCTGGCTGAAGGTGAAAACCGTGCACAGAGAGCAATCGAAGATGCACTCACTTCTCCGCTGCTGAATGATAACGATATCCGTGGTGCAAAATGGATCCTGATCAATATCTCTTCTTCCGAAGGTGAATTCGAACACACCCTCGATGAAATGGATATTATCCAGGCCTATGTACAAAGCCAGGCCGGTGAAGACTGCGATGTCATCCTCGGTGTGGGCTACGACCAGTCTCTCGACAGACAGCTGGGCGTTACCATCATTGCTACCGGTTTTGAACAAAAACCCATTACGCAGCAAAAGCTGACTCCCTCCAACCCGGAGCGCGTGGAACCTAAAATTGTGATGCAATTAGGTAAAGACGGAGATGAAAAAAAAATGAACACACAACAGGCCCAGGGAGTCCTCTTCCAGGAGCCACAGGACCTCATGGCACCCCGCCTGATGGAACCAGTGATCGTTCATCCTGAACCCGTTACTTCCTATACTCCACCACAGCAGGTAACACCGCAGGCGCCTATTGCACCTGCCCGTCAGAACTATGTGCTGAATGTACAACAGGTACCTGTACAACCGCAGCAAATAGATCAGCAACAACAGCAGTTAATGCAGCAGATGCAACAACAACAGCTGCAACAGCAACAGATGCAGCAGCAACAACAGCAACTGCAGCAACAACAACAACCGATACAACAGATTCCTCCTGCACATATGCAGATGCCTGGCAATACCCAGCAGAATGTGAATATCATTCAGCCACAAACTGGTAATGCAGCAGGTGGGTACTTAAATCGCCCTTCCCACATTTATGTGGAACCAGGCAACGCCGTACCACCTGAAATGAAAATGGTATACCGGGAAGAAGATGATAATAACATAAACAATGCGCCTGCTCCTCCGGAAGTGCCCATGCAACAGAGCTATGAAGATCTGGAAGAACAGAAACGCAAACAAGCGGAAAGAGTGGCCAAATTACGCAGTATCAGCTTCAATGTGAAGAACATGGATAACAATGCGGAACTGGAAAATGTACCGGCTTATCTGCGTCGCAATGTAAACCTGGATAATGGCGCCGGCTCCGCTGAGCACTTTTATTCCAACTACACGGTAAGCGATCCGGGACAAAACAACCACACTGAAATCAATACGATTAATACCTTTTTAGATGGGAAAAAGCCCGATTGA
- the ftsA gene encoding cell division protein FtsA has product MNQEAPIIVGLDIGTTKIAAIAGRKNEYGKLEILGFGKATSFGVQHGMVLNIDQTIKAIRQALENCYASNPNLEINEVYVGIAGHHIKSLQTRGDIVRNDTDAEISQKDIDQLINDQYKTVIPASDQIIDVIPQQYIVDSLQNITYPIGMSGVKVGANFHIITGDKNAIRNINRSVEKSGLKIRDLVLQPLASAAAVMCDMDFEAGVAIVDIGGGTTDLAVFYEGILKHTAVIPYGGENITNDIKNGLGVLKTQAEQMKVQFGYALADEAKSNAYITIPGLRGQSPKEISVKNLAHIIQARMSEILDFVVYHLKQIGMDNKMLNGGIILTGGGSQLKHLIQLTEYTTGASARIGFPNEHLASGHIDELTKPMYATCVGLILKGYNDFENDRKALEENYVKINTSYLAKEQAAQSLASQEEWIEETAPSSQEIQDRKAKERNASLKNFLDKMKTKIIDMFTEEEDAKL; this is encoded by the coding sequence ATGAATCAGGAAGCTCCTATCATTGTAGGCCTCGACATAGGCACTACGAAGATTGCTGCCATTGCAGGACGGAAGAATGAATACGGGAAACTGGAAATCCTGGGATTCGGAAAAGCTACATCGTTTGGGGTGCAGCACGGTATGGTGCTGAACATTGACCAAACAATAAAAGCTATCAGGCAGGCACTTGAGAATTGTTATGCATCCAACCCCAACCTGGAGATTAACGAAGTATACGTAGGCATAGCCGGACACCATATAAAGAGTTTACAAACACGCGGCGATATCGTACGTAACGATACCGATGCGGAAATATCCCAGAAAGATATTGATCAGCTTATCAATGATCAGTATAAAACAGTCATTCCTGCCAGTGATCAGATCATTGATGTGATCCCACAGCAGTATATTGTGGATAGCTTGCAGAATATCACCTACCCCATTGGTATGTCGGGGGTGAAGGTGGGTGCAAACTTCCATATCATTACCGGCGACAAAAACGCCATCCGCAACATTAACCGCAGCGTGGAAAAATCAGGTCTGAAAATCCGCGACCTGGTACTCCAGCCCCTGGCTTCCGCCGCCGCTGTTATGTGCGATATGGATTTTGAAGCAGGTGTTGCCATTGTGGACATCGGTGGCGGTACCACTGACCTGGCCGTATTCTACGAAGGTATTCTGAAACACACCGCGGTGATTCCGTACGGCGGTGAAAACATTACCAACGATATTAAAAACGGTCTCGGTGTATTAAAAACACAGGCAGAACAGATGAAGGTGCAATTTGGCTACGCCCTGGCAGATGAAGCTAAAAGCAACGCCTACATCACCATTCCTGGTTTACGTGGACAGAGCCCGAAAGAAATATCTGTAAAAAATCTGGCACATATCATCCAGGCACGCATGAGTGAAATACTCGACTTTGTGGTGTATCACCTCAAACAGATCGGTATGGACAACAAAATGCTGAATGGTGGTATCATTCTTACCGGTGGCGGCTCTCAGCTGAAACACCTCATACAGTTAACAGAGTATACAACCGGTGCAAGTGCCCGTATCGGATTCCCCAATGAGCATCTCGCCAGCGGCCACATAGACGAACTTACCAAGCCTATGTATGCTACCTGCGTGGGACTTATTCTGAAAGGCTACAATGATTTTGAAAATGATCGCAAAGCGCTGGAAGAAAATTATGTAAAAATTAATACCAGCTACCTGGCCAAAGAACAGGCAGCGCAATCCCTTGCGTCGCAGGAAGAATGGATAGAAGAAACTGCTCCCAGCAGCCAGGAAATCCAGGACAGGAAAGCAAAAGAAAGAAACGCATCACTGAAAAACTTTCTGGACAAAATGAAAACAAAAATCATTGACATGTTCACAGAAGAAGAAGATGCAAAACTGTAA
- a CDS encoding cell division protein FtsQ/DivIB, whose product MSKARTIFKRLATIVLWGMVLTGFVILLVAAIQDKDAGKCKSIQVKFEGKDDNFFIEAKDIRSLITKDKNLNPIGKSIGDINIRQLEAAVDQDPWVKNAEIYFDSQQKLNVKVTQREPVARIFTFSGNSFYLDESGERIPVSTRYAARVPVFTGFPTDAEKLQQADSLLATQIVEMGRYISKDAFWMAQVEQLVITDDRRFEFIPKLGDQIITFGEGTDIEKKFNKLLAFYKEGLNKVGWNNYTRINIAFENEVVCTRKDGIAPMQPPPAQDSLKLVVADEPPISDSAVATEHVPVKQPAHAAIAKPVVKPPAPTKAKAKTQKGKEEVKKEKAAAPPKQQPKAVYKPGNKSVNTSKKQKTP is encoded by the coding sequence ATGTCCAAGGCCCGTACAATATTTAAAAGACTCGCCACCATCGTTCTCTGGGGAATGGTGCTGACAGGCTTTGTAATATTACTGGTGGCGGCCATCCAGGATAAAGATGCGGGTAAATGCAAAAGTATCCAGGTGAAATTCGAAGGAAAAGATGATAATTTTTTCATCGAAGCGAAAGACATCAGATCTTTGATTACGAAAGATAAAAACCTGAACCCGATCGGCAAATCCATTGGCGATATCAACATCCGTCAGCTGGAAGCGGCAGTAGATCAGGACCCGTGGGTAAAGAATGCGGAAATTTATTTCGACAGTCAGCAAAAGCTGAATGTGAAAGTAACCCAACGCGAACCGGTAGCCCGGATCTTTACTTTTTCCGGTAACAGTTTTTATCTCGATGAATCCGGCGAACGGATTCCGGTATCTACCCGTTATGCGGCCAGAGTGCCTGTTTTTACCGGCTTTCCTACCGATGCGGAAAAGTTGCAACAGGCAGACAGCCTGTTAGCTACCCAGATTGTGGAGATGGGCAGGTATATCAGTAAAGACGCTTTCTGGATGGCACAGGTAGAACAACTGGTGATCACAGATGATCGTCGGTTTGAGTTCATACCTAAACTGGGAGATCAGATCATCACCTTTGGAGAAGGTACCGATATCGAAAAAAAATTCAACAAATTGCTGGCTTTTTACAAGGAAGGATTAAATAAAGTAGGCTGGAATAACTATACACGTATCAATATCGCATTTGAAAATGAAGTGGTATGTACACGTAAAGACGGGATAGCTCCCATGCAGCCGCCTCCTGCACAGGACAGCCTGAAACTGGTAGTCGCAGACGAACCGCCGATTTCAGACAGTGCAGTGGCTACGGAACATGTACCGGTAAAACAACCGGCACATGCAGCCATAGCAAAACCGGTCGTAAAACCACCGGCACCAACAAAAGCAAAAGCTAAAACGCAGAAAGGAAAAGAAGAAGTGAAAAAAGAAAAAGCAGCAGCGCCGCCGAAGCAACAACCTAAAGCAGTGTATAAGCCAGGGAATAAATCTGTTAACACATCAAAAAAACAAAAAACGCCATGA
- the murC gene encoding UDP-N-acetylmuramate--L-alanine ligase, which produces MDLNNIQRVYFIGIGGIGMSAIARFFNEKGVQVSGYDRTATVLTRQLEAEGMQIHYTDDIQLLDKAANLVVYTPAIPAAHQELQWYRDNGYEVVKRSDVLQEITHTQFAITVAGTHGKTTVSTMIAHLLTDSGYGCNAFLGGISVNYNKNFWSSDKAVAVIEADEYDRSFLKLSPDIAVLTAMDADHLDIYGTPEAMEDAFIEYTHNIKPNGTLIARFGLHRNKELHASNKLLYSLQNNAANAYAANIRMINGGYEFDVMHQDWMIDNVQLHIGGMHNVENAVAAITVAHLLGIGADKIKAAVASFKGIRRRFEYAIKNDKQVYIDDYAHHPEELRALITSAKALFPGRKCTVIFQPHLFTRTRDLADGFADSLSLADEVILLPIYPARELPIAGVTSEMIAEKITVPVQIMPKEAITEWLKQSPTPLLITAGAGDIDQLKEPISHLLN; this is translated from the coding sequence ATGGATTTGAATAACATACAACGGGTTTATTTCATCGGTATCGGTGGTATTGGCATGAGCGCCATTGCACGCTTTTTCAACGAAAAAGGAGTGCAGGTAAGTGGTTATGACCGTACCGCAACAGTGCTTACCAGGCAGCTGGAAGCAGAGGGTATGCAAATCCATTATACAGACGATATACAACTTTTAGATAAAGCAGCTAACCTGGTCGTATATACGCCGGCCATACCGGCAGCACACCAGGAACTGCAATGGTACCGCGACAACGGTTATGAAGTAGTGAAACGCAGCGATGTATTGCAGGAAATCACCCATACACAGTTTGCGATTACCGTAGCCGGCACCCATGGTAAAACCACTGTTTCCACCATGATTGCCCATCTGCTTACCGACAGCGGTTATGGCTGTAATGCTTTCCTGGGAGGCATCAGCGTTAACTACAATAAAAATTTCTGGAGCAGCGACAAAGCGGTAGCCGTTATTGAAGCAGATGAATACGATCGCTCTTTCCTGAAATTAAGTCCGGATATCGCCGTATTGACTGCCATGGATGCAGATCACCTGGATATTTACGGTACACCGGAGGCAATGGAAGATGCTTTTATTGAATATACACACAATATTAAGCCCAATGGCACGCTGATTGCTAGGTTCGGCCTGCATCGCAATAAAGAACTGCATGCATCCAACAAATTGCTGTACAGTTTACAGAACAATGCCGCCAATGCCTATGCCGCCAATATCCGTATGATCAACGGCGGATACGAGTTTGATGTGATGCATCAGGACTGGATGATTGATAATGTGCAGCTGCATATTGGTGGCATGCACAATGTGGAAAATGCCGTAGCCGCCATCACAGTAGCACATTTGCTGGGTATCGGTGCCGACAAAATCAAAGCAGCCGTGGCAAGTTTTAAAGGTATCCGGCGCAGATTTGAATATGCGATAAAAAATGACAAACAGGTTTATATAGATGATTACGCACACCATCCGGAAGAACTGCGGGCACTGATCACCAGCGCCAAAGCACTGTTCCCCGGCCGGAAATGCACAGTGATTTTTCAACCGCATTTATTCACCCGCACCCGCGACCTCGCAGACGGATTCGCAGACAGTTTATCACTGGCAGATGAAGTAATCCTGCTGCCGATATATCCGGCCAGGGAATTACCGATAGCAGGTGTTACCAGTGAAATGATTGCAGAAAAGATCACCGTACCGGTACAGATAATGCCTAAAGAAGCAATAACGGAATGGTTAAAACAATCACCCACTCCGTTGCTGATCACTGCAGGAGCCGGTGATATAGATCAACTGAAAGAACCGATCAGTCATCTGCTGAACTAA
- the murG gene encoding undecaprenyldiphospho-muramoylpentapeptide beta-N-acetylglucosaminyltransferase, translating to MQRKVIIAGGGTGGHIFPAIAIANALKKIQPDTDILFVGAAGKMEMEKVPQAGYPIEGLEIVGFNRSNIFKNILLPWKIWKSLRHAKGILQRFQPDVVVGVGGYASFPMLRQAQKNDIPTLIQEQNSFAGKTNKILGKKARKICVAYDGMDKFFPADKLIATGNPVRNNITQSAVTREDALQHFGLSNSKQTIFAVGGSLGAKSINEGLLPLLETIAEKDIQLIWQTGKPFFETAKAAAAPYASHIKVYDFINVMDFAYKAADVVVSRAGALAIAELCVVKKPVIFVPYPFAAEDHQTSNAMNLVNKKAGLIIRDDEVKSQLGNVVFNLLQNRALMEQLETNIGQLGRPNADMVIAKEVLGIIA from the coding sequence ATGCAACGCAAAGTAATTATAGCAGGTGGTGGTACCGGAGGACATATCTTCCCGGCGATAGCGATTGCCAATGCGTTGAAAAAAATCCAGCCAGACACCGACATCCTTTTTGTAGGTGCTGCCGGAAAAATGGAAATGGAAAAAGTACCACAGGCCGGATATCCGATTGAAGGCCTGGAAATCGTAGGATTCAATCGTAGCAATATTTTTAAAAACATATTATTACCCTGGAAAATCTGGAAAAGTTTACGGCATGCTAAAGGTATCCTGCAACGATTTCAGCCGGATGTAGTGGTAGGGGTAGGTGGCTACGCCAGCTTCCCGATGTTAAGACAGGCGCAGAAAAATGATATTCCAACCCTGATACAGGAACAGAATTCATTTGCCGGTAAAACCAATAAAATATTAGGTAAGAAAGCGAGAAAGATCTGTGTGGCGTACGATGGTATGGATAAATTTTTCCCGGCAGACAAACTGATTGCTACCGGAAATCCTGTCAGGAACAACATTACACAGTCTGCGGTGACCAGAGAAGATGCCCTGCAGCATTTTGGTTTAAGCAACAGCAAACAAACCATATTCGCCGTAGGTGGCAGTCTGGGTGCGAAATCCATCAATGAAGGATTGTTGCCTTTACTGGAAACTATCGCGGAAAAAGATATACAGCTGATATGGCAAACCGGTAAACCTTTCTTTGAAACGGCTAAAGCAGCGGCGGCGCCTTATGCATCACATATTAAAGTGTACGACTTTATCAACGTGATGGATTTCGCCTACAAAGCAGCCGATGTAGTGGTTTCCCGGGCAGGGGCACTGGCAATTGCAGAATTGTGTGTGGTAAAGAAACCAGTCATATTCGTGCCTTATCCTTTTGCAGCGGAAGATCACCAGACATCCAACGCGATGAACCTGGTCAATAAAAAAGCCGGGCTGATTATCCGGGATGACGAAGTAAAAAGCCAGTTAGGCAATGTGGTATTCAACCTCCTGCAGAACAGGGCGCTGATGGAACAACTGGAAACCAATATCGGGCAACTGGGACGCCCCAACGCAGATATGGTCATTGCCAAAGAAGTACTGGGTATTATAGCATAA